One segment of Radiobacillus kanasensis DNA contains the following:
- a CDS encoding ComEC/Rec2 family competence protein, translating to MKKYCFLSICSALLLVYPVIMESDTLDVLKENELYMAFLSLPDGESTLIQTGKEENILINTGSPKSEEKLLTLLEEFEISTIDTLILTKQTIDYCGNTERLTKRYHIANVIYTGKLSEACKAQVSPTITTDWKQSEMHEMTKDLHIRVLDAESTGEMTLGIIFGQTSVLYMSNSTVEDEEQISQYPLDPHIIKIGDYGRGNSPSESFLEKIDPHISILFGCEECKPNEGLIERLNESWIDVYPLKRIGTTIVKMDMENYDILS from the coding sequence ATGAAAAAATATTGTTTTTTAAGTATATGTAGTGCCCTACTACTTGTATATCCAGTGATAATGGAAAGTGATACCTTAGACGTTTTAAAAGAAAATGAACTATACATGGCCTTTCTAAGCCTACCAGATGGAGAATCCACTCTTATTCAAACAGGCAAAGAAGAGAATATCCTAATCAACACTGGGTCTCCAAAAAGTGAAGAGAAGCTTCTGACATTGTTAGAGGAATTTGAAATATCAACTATTGATACGCTAATCTTAACGAAACAAACCATTGATTATTGTGGGAATACGGAACGATTAACGAAAAGATATCATATCGCAAACGTCATATACACAGGGAAACTAAGTGAAGCCTGTAAAGCCCAAGTGAGCCCGACTATTACTACAGACTGGAAGCAATCGGAGATGCATGAGATGACCAAAGATCTTCACATTCGAGTTTTGGATGCAGAATCAACCGGAGAAATGACCCTCGGGATTATATTTGGTCAAACTTCTGTATTGTATATGAGTAACAGTACTGTGGAGGATGAGGAGCAAATAAGCCAATATCCGCTTGATCCCCATATTATTAAAATTGGGGATTATGGAAGAGGCAATTCTCCTAGTGAATCGTTTTTAGAAAAAATCGATCCGCATATCAGTATTCTGTTTGGCTGTGAAGAGTGTAAACCCAATGAAGGATTGATTGAGCGATTAAATGAATCGTGGATAGATGTTTATCCATTAAAACGAATCGGAACAACGATTGTGAAAATGGATATGGAGAATTATGATATCCTATCTTAA
- a CDS encoding cell wall elongation regulator TseB-like domain-containing protein, whose protein sequence is MIKQYLPSTVPKWLKWLPLVCFLILSLAIGYGIVIYNETMDNKTKGFEQSKQEALDQTALVSTDEVDRYHGEKFYHVVTGTTEDGERGFAFVPQGDEKKPVRLLLEKNIMNEEEMMDQWMNTCSSCSFISLNMGVNGDTYLWEIKYIDDQDRYVFDYYNVMNGEKFGNYRLRQSLY, encoded by the coding sequence ATGATAAAGCAGTATTTACCATCTACCGTACCTAAGTGGTTAAAGTGGCTCCCACTTGTTTGTTTCCTGATCCTTTCCTTAGCAATTGGGTATGGAATTGTGATCTATAACGAAACCATGGATAATAAGACAAAAGGTTTTGAACAATCCAAGCAAGAAGCATTAGATCAAACCGCTCTTGTTTCGACAGATGAAGTGGATCGTTATCACGGGGAAAAATTTTACCATGTCGTGACAGGAACTACTGAGGATGGAGAAAGAGGGTTTGCGTTTGTACCTCAAGGGGATGAAAAGAAGCCTGTTCGGCTATTGTTAGAAAAAAATATCATGAATGAAGAAGAGATGATGGATCAATGGATGAATACGTGTTCGTCCTGTTCCTTTATATCCCTTAATATGGGTGTCAATGGCGATACCTATCTATGGGAAATTAAATACATAGATGATCAAGATAGGTATGTGTTTGACTATTATAATGTTATGAATGGGGAAAAGTTTGGCAATTATCGATTACGTCAATCTTTATATTAG
- a CDS encoding YpmA family protein, with amino-acid sequence MENKIETLSTVRIQHSEDLYKIVDCLNRTLKEKDLMFGLALDEDEHDKAVFTIYRT; translated from the coding sequence ATGGAAAATAAAATCGAAACGTTATCAACGGTAAGGATTCAACACTCCGAAGACTTATATAAAATTGTGGATTGTTTAAATCGTACTCTAAAAGAAAAAGATTTAATGTTTGGATTGGCATTGGATGAGGATGAACATGATAAAGCAGTATTTACCATCTACCGTACCTAA